In the Methanothrix sp. genome, one interval contains:
- a CDS encoding glycosyltransferase family 4 protein, whose translation MRVAFVYYDYSSFVEQDYEILSRHFDVERVQYSKPGDIFEMASSISRSDIVFSWFAAGHSFLSVMLSRIFGKRSVVVAGGYDVAFLPDIGYGQYTQGWIKRKYTDLALENADAVLAVSQFTREEVLKRTKPRRLEVVYNGVDTEKFHPKGEKDDLVLTVASGSTNVIKLKGLDTFVEAAYLLPNVKFLIIGVRGDVLNILRSKSPENVKILGRVSRDELVEYYQRAKVYCQLSYVESFGMALAEAMACGCVPVVTDRGALPEVVGDTGFYVPYGDEKATAKGIRKALKSNKEYQARKRIKENFPLHKREAAIMEVIDSVHD comes from the coding sequence ATGAGAGTAGCATTCGTATATTACGATTATTCATCATTTGTCGAGCAGGATTATGAGATCCTCTCCAGGCATTTCGATGTGGAGAGGGTGCAGTACAGTAAGCCGGGCGATATCTTTGAGATGGCGTCTTCCATATCGCGCTCTGATATTGTATTCAGCTGGTTTGCCGCTGGCCATTCTTTTCTGAGTGTAATGCTTTCCAGGATATTTGGGAAAAGGTCTGTGGTGGTGGCGGGTGGCTACGATGTTGCATTCCTTCCTGATATTGGATATGGTCAGTATACGCAGGGATGGATTAAACGGAAATACACAGATCTGGCATTGGAGAATGCTGATGCGGTTCTGGCGGTTTCGCAATTCACCAGAGAGGAAGTCCTCAAAAGGACGAAACCAAGACGTTTGGAGGTCGTCTACAACGGCGTAGATACAGAGAAGTTCCATCCGAAGGGAGAAAAAGATGATCTGGTACTTACAGTCGCCTCAGGTTCAACAAATGTCATCAAGCTGAAGGGATTGGATACCTTTGTTGAGGCTGCATATTTGCTTCCGAATGTTAAATTTTTGATAATTGGAGTTCGTGGAGATGTATTAAATATTCTGAGATCAAAAAGCCCTGAGAACGTGAAGATCTTAGGACGTGTTTCACGGGATGAGCTCGTGGAATACTATCAAAGAGCAAAGGTGTACTGTCAGCTCTCCTATGTCGAGTCGTTTGGTATGGCTCTTGCAGAGGCGATGGCATGCGGATGTGTTCCTGTGGTCACAGATCGAGGGGCGCTTCCTGAGGTTGTGGGGGATACAGGTTTCTATGTTCCATATGGCGATGAAAAGGCAACGGCTAAGGGTATAAGAAAAGCACTCAAGTCTAATAAAGAATACCAAGCAAGAAAAAGAATAAAAGAGAATTTTCCTTTACATAAAAGAGAAGCAGCAATAATGGAGGTTATCGATTCGGTTCATGACTAA